The DNA sequence ttcggccatatttgtataaaccggaaaaacgaatatatggaggctttatctaactctgaaccaaatttgatcaaacttgacacacttaaatatcatattaaatatattctccgtgcAAACTgtgcagtcaattggaggaaatcccactgaaaatgggtctaaaatatgaaatagtctaccatattttcccaactctggtgtacgtatatatgggagctatatataatctgaaccgattttgactaaatttgacatgcatagttagaataataattctgcaatctctgcaaaatttcacgtaaatgggaatttaactttggcccccgtggtcatttgagtataaatctggcgaaagatatatattggagctatatctaaatctgaaccgatttcaaccaaatttggcacacttaccgatactgttaaacgtactccttgtgcaaaatttgaaccaaatcacggcaaaactctggcttttgaggccatataagttcaaatcggacaaaagatatatatgggagctatatctaaatttgaaccgatttcaaccaaatttggtacacttatcgatactattaaacgtactccttgtgcaaaatttcaactaaatcactgcaaaactctggcttttgcggccatataagtgcaaattggacgaaagatatatatgggagctatatctaaatctgaaccgatttcaatcaaatttaccaagcattggtagaatgtcaattctactctttatgcaaaatttcacgtaaatcggtagtaaactttggcctctgtggtcatatgagtctaaatcggacgagaggtatatatgggagctatatctaaatctgaaccgatttcaatcaaatttaccaaacatttgtacaatgtcaattctactctttatgccaaatttcacgaaaatcggtagtaacctttggcctctatggtcatatgagtctaaatcggacgaaagatatatgggagctatatctaaatatgaaccgatttagctgatattttgcaagtttttcgagactcacaaaatattcggatgtactgaatttgaagaacatcggttgataaacacaccaattatgaccagatcggggataaatatatatgacagctatatctaaatctgaaccgattttttccaaaatcaatagcgattgtctttgtcccaaaaaacgaccctgtgccaaatttgaggaggatcggacttaaactgcgacctgtactttgcgcacaaaattacatatacagacagacggacggacagacagacagactgacatcgctaaatcgactcagaatttaattctaagacgatcggtatactaaacgatgggtctcagacttttccttcttggcgttacatacaaatgcacaaacttattataccctgtaccacagtagtggtgaagggtataattaccgtgcagtctatagggctttgttcaaataaattttacaagaatacttttcctctgttggttaagctaaattaccttgaatttgaaaaaaaaataaaaataatatcacaAGGAGTCTTTTAATCAGTTAGTAACACATCCAAACACTGAATAGAAAGAGAACGGGAGACATGGAAAAGTTATTTCAAATTATACCAATATTGAAATAGTAACAGAAGAAATGGAAAAGGAAAGATATATCAAAAGgtacttttgcaaaaaaatttgttaaattggtAATTCGGGAGTAAACGCGGAAGAAATTTAGTGGTTCTTCTCAATCCACCCTGTGGAATAGAGGTTAAATTACAATATCGAGAACAAATCACCTGAAAACCAATATTTGTTTGCAAATCCATTTGCAAATTCGATCGTACCGCTCCTGCAcacacaaggttaggttaggttaggtggcagcccgatgtatcaggctcacttagactattcagtccattgcgataccacattggtgaacttctctcttactactgagtgctgcccgattccatgttaagctcaatgacaagggacttcctttttatagccgagtccgaacggcgttccacattgcagtgaaaccacttagagaagctttgaaaccctcaggaatgtcaccagcattactgaggtgggataatcctgcacacacaaaaatataaactaaatttttccaattaaaattttagttgagttctaaaacattttcaattatcaacattttcaataatcaATTCGATCGTACctcttttttgtagattttcaaAAGAATGCAAACCtctcaccaaaatttttcaattaaaattgtaattgaattctacacaaatttcaatttaaaatttaattggttctttttttaattgaaacaaaaatcaatcacagaaattaatcgCATTAATTAAAATGCAGTGGTTAATTTTATGGACATTGCAAGAACATTCACAAGAATGTCTATTGTAAACTTTATATCTAAATATTTATCACTaaacaaatgtttaaaatttatagTATGATTTCTGAGCAAAATTCGAACACTGAGTAATAATACAAAGTACGTGGGAAGTTGCAGAATAGTAATCCATATTACAGTTATAACGGACCCAGTTTTAACTCACGGTCAAGGCAAAAAATTCTACTacagtaaaaaatgtaaatgaaatcGAAATGGAGCATGATCATCTGTTCCAGTATCATAAGCGCTTTTCACATTTTCaagttaaggtgagtactatgttcggttttcgagttgaaacccACTttattttcacgattacttttctttatataatcaaaattgtaaatgaaaacaaacttattccagTAAAGTCttctcgaaatctagaggaacaaaaaACTGCTCATCAATTGAGTTGACTtatctgttttaataaagtacccacgaaaatttcaacgcgaaaagcgaacatagtatttACCTTTAAATATTTCCTTGAACACTCTTTATCATACTAGGTTATCGCaacataaattgaaaaaaaaattattctataattTATCATGTCTGAGCAATTTTTAAAGTATTTGGTTATCGATATATTTACCACTATTTTATTATTCGATTTTAATACACTACAATGGAGTAGAAACTCCTCAATATTACCTTCAAATGATttcttatagaactaaaaaaaaatcacgtcacaatacataatattttcaattaattttatgtgTGAACTCAAACGCCAAAAAACGAATGTCGTATTAATCGTTCAATTCGTTCTACTATGTGAACCTTCCTATGGTAACCTAAACTTTCCATAAAACTTTGGCATCACTTATATGAAATATTGGTATCACTGATCTAAAATTAGACTCAATTTccaaatatgaaaaagttacaTCCAATGCTTTGCAAATTATCGATCGCTGGTGCTAATAATTCCTAAATGTAAATTCATTAACTGTTTTGTATATATAGAATCTAAAGTACGAGCAACTGTGTCAGTGGGGCGTGTGTGGTCATAGCTTCTGTGTTCTGTTGAACAACAGGTGAAAGCGGTGAGCATGCACGTTGCAAGTGGGACATAAGTGTGACTTTGGTCATGTGATATGAGAATCGCATGCATCTAAGTGACGCTCCATGTCCTCCACTTCCAGGTGGTTTCTGTTGAAATAGTCCGGCTAAAAGTAGTAGTAAGTGCTTAACCAATTCTGTTGATCTGCCCTTCTGGTAGATCTACAGCGATTGGATTGGTGTAAGGAAACTGGGGTAGGGTGAAGTAGAATAGAGCCACAAGACagggatagaaataaaagaaaatagtgGGAGGCAGGTGGGCGGGAAGGAGGGATCCAAGAGGGGGGAGGGGGAGAGAGCAAGTGGAAGTAGGAGGAAGATAAGTGGGAATAGTAGGGCTGTGGGGTGCCGCCCCGGCGGTGTCGCAAGAAGAGAGGGAAAAATGATATTTTCAACGCGCGAGGGGCCTCCGCGGAGGCCCCTCGCGCGTTGAAAATATCATTTTTCCCTCTCTTcttgctcctatatatatgaatAATACATACCGCTTTTCCTACGGCCATTCCCTCTGTTGCGgcacaaatttcttaaatttttcaattaataatattttagtatttttattgaaaattgtataaaataaaaaaattatagggaatcttgatatgttttctttaaaaaaatacgaaaaaattatacattttgcatagttttcatggtaaaatattcaattatattatgtcgtctatgacagtggaattcatcatattgggatattttccatgaataaaagtttttctgcaaattaatttgaaagctcaaaagtaaaaatgttttaggaaattttcattcaaaaatataatagaaatcacaaatttctactaaaatataacattattaataaaaagtgtcaaattgtaaccaaaagttaaaataatcgtgaaggtgtggtatatcatgtacagcgatgttaacaatgttgaatatagttgaaaccataaaattaaaatatttgcaaaagaaatgaaatgtatatatgaaaaatattaaaacatcgtagaaaaaatacatgtcggattataataccattttaacaaaattttaaatcgaaatactatgaataaaaatttgccatagctgatataccacctctagccaaattttaagaagtaaagtaattgggtatttttgatataaaatttcgcaaaaaaaactaaaagaattataacaacagatggaataaatttaagtctaacgactttaggaaatatataaacaacaaacaccctagaaaattcaaaaataatctcCGATTTAGATTagggttagaaaatatttcataaaatgtttgccgcattgaatgtagcattagatgaaaataagaaacaaatcatcctacttatatattttcttcttttgaaaaaataaattaatagaaaataaattgtgaatgagtacgaaaaaatgtaaaaccattGGAAAGCAAAATTTACATCATATAACAACATTCCCTTCATATCCaacctaatacaaaaaaaaaacacaaatgcaatatagtttattgatatcaaataataaagaataaattcttgtcaactgtaaagtattgaaaaaaaattttctctttttataaaaatattgtggtcctgaaaaggaccgattgtttttgtaaaaaaagttggcttttaatatgtcaaaaatttaagcacGTTCTCCACGAATACGTCTGGCCAATTGGATATCCTTAGGCATGATGGTGACACGCTTAGCATGGATAGCGCACAAGTTGGTATCTTCGAATAGACCAACCAAGTAGGCTTCGCTAGCTTCTTGCAAGGCCATGACAGCAGAACTCTGGAAACGCAAGTCAGTTTTGAAATCTTGGGCAATTTCACGAACCAAACGTTGGAAAGGCAATTTGCGGATCAACAATTCTGTGCTCTTTTGGTAACGACGGATTTCACGCAAAGCAACGGTACCAGGGCGGAAACGATGGGGTTTCTTGACACCGCCAGTGGCTGGGGCACTCTTACGAGCAGCTTTAGTAGCCAATTGCTTACGAGGGGCTTTGCCACCGGTAGATTTACGGGCAGTTTGCTTGGTACGAGCCATTTttcactttatattttttttttcacttcacgATATGAACACAAACACTGTCAAAAAGGTATTACTTGTGTGCCGAGCATGAAcgccatatttatagaaaaattgagcgcgcaaactgttagttaagggtgtgtgtagtgaaagattgaaatattgtatcttacagctgcctgtatatacacgaagtatacacgaacgaacccgagggtagatcgtgttattaatattagtaagcatttcaaggaatttttgtataaatagaagCGCATAGGCTGCGGAACAGTATTAGTTCTTGTACAACGTTTGTgaagtgaatttaaaaaaaagtgaaaaatgactggtcgtggtaaaggtggcaaaggcttgggaaaaggtggcgctaaacgtcatcgtaaagtgttgcgtgataacatccaaggtattaccaagcctgcaatcagacgtttggctcgtcgtggcggtgtaaaacgtatctctggattgatatacgaagaaacccgtggtgtcctcaaggtgtttttggaaaacgttattcgtgatgctgtcacctacaccgaacatgctaagcgtaaaaccgtcaccgctatggatgtcgtctacgctttgaagagacaaggccgcactttgtacggtttcggcggttaaacattttcttgacgctatttggagaatatttaaatactttaatacaaaaacaatcggtccttttcaggaccacaaaatatatttacaaaagagatcatcttgttacaaatttatttaattattttaataataaaattttaaatttacttggtttaaataaaattacaaacatttggtttgccgtcggcaaaacattgttactaacccaatgaaacaattatgtatggacttaCCAAAGGCGACTAATATGCTATTTTTCTGCCGTCGGCACTTGAAAAACATGACATAcactacaaaataaaaactctacgaatgtaatacatacgaaacatatatgcaattctctatatgtcatttctcgtcccattccccaaagaaaatgattctatgattctcttactctctttttgcagaaatcaaagaaaatgattctatgttGCACTGTACTCGATCCTAGTCTCATTTGTTCTTTTGCGTGACgctcttactctctttttgcagaaatcagtTATGTATGTATTGATACAAACAGCTTTCTCTGTCATCAACTATTTGCAACTTCCCGCTAGAAGTTACGAACACTTACGATCCTACTAGACTTCGGCTTTGCCAAAGCATACAAAAGATACATATGTAGTAA is a window from the Haematobia irritans isolate KBUSLIRL unplaced genomic scaffold, ASM5000362v1 scaffold_6, whole genome shotgun sequence genome containing:
- the LOC142242606 gene encoding histone H3, with amino-acid sequence MARTKQTARKSTGGKAPRKQLATKAARKSAPATGGVKKPHRFRPGTVALREIRRYQKSTELLIRKLPFQRLVREIAQDFKTDLRFQSSAVMALQEASEAYLVGLFEDTNLCAIHAKRVTIMPKDIQLARRIRGERA